One genomic segment of Trichococcus shcherbakoviae includes these proteins:
- a CDS encoding Nif3-like dinuclear metal center hexameric protein has product MKSITGYEFIELFESHVPTWLAEEGDPVGLHLGDLSRPVRRIMVTLDVRPEVVQEAIEKQVDFIFSHHPPIYRPLKNLDVSDKQTKMYVDLLKHDISVYAAHTNLDNANNGMNDWLSEALGLLDVEIMDVTKRVPVKKISVCVPNAECNRVRVAMTDAGAGNISDEYSHCSYEAQGVGRFTPLEGAKPAIGHINEPEAVQEKKIEMIVEDKYLAEVLEALYESHPYEEPIYEIYTINNFQREYGLGRVGNLALPMSLRSFIQYAKDVFQVEGMRFIAADLDQTITRVAICGGDAGKYYRKAIKKGADVYITGDVYYHTAHDMQADGLTVIDPGHHIEQICKPKLLELFNEWKKENAWDLEVIASEINTDPFIFDSQL; this is encoded by the coding sequence ATGAAAAGCATAACTGGTTATGAATTCATCGAGTTATTCGAATCGCATGTTCCGACTTGGCTGGCAGAGGAGGGGGATCCGGTGGGGCTCCATTTGGGGGACTTGAGCCGTCCGGTCCGCCGTATTATGGTGACGCTTGATGTCCGTCCCGAAGTCGTTCAGGAGGCCATCGAGAAGCAAGTCGACTTCATCTTCTCCCATCATCCGCCGATCTACAGACCGTTAAAAAATCTGGACGTTTCAGACAAGCAAACAAAGATGTACGTCGATCTGCTGAAACATGACATCAGCGTCTATGCGGCCCATACGAATCTGGACAATGCAAACAACGGGATGAACGATTGGCTTTCTGAGGCATTGGGGCTGTTGGATGTCGAAATCATGGACGTAACGAAGCGCGTGCCCGTGAAAAAAATATCCGTCTGCGTGCCGAATGCGGAATGCAATCGTGTCCGTGTGGCTATGACCGATGCTGGCGCGGGGAACATTTCCGATGAATATAGCCACTGTTCCTACGAAGCGCAAGGAGTAGGACGCTTCACGCCGCTCGAAGGCGCGAAACCCGCTATCGGCCACATCAATGAACCCGAAGCGGTGCAAGAAAAGAAAATTGAGATGATCGTAGAAGACAAATATTTGGCGGAAGTATTGGAGGCGCTGTATGAATCGCACCCATACGAAGAACCCATCTACGAAATCTACACGATCAATAATTTCCAGCGCGAATATGGTCTGGGAAGGGTCGGCAATTTAGCGTTGCCGATGTCGTTGCGTTCCTTTATCCAGTATGCGAAGGATGTTTTCCAGGTCGAAGGCATGCGCTTCATCGCAGCCGATTTGGATCAGACGATCACCCGCGTTGCCATCTGCGGCGGGGATGCCGGTAAGTATTATCGGAAAGCCATCAAAAAAGGTGCTGATGTCTACATCACTGGCGATGTTTACTATCACACCGCACACGATATGCAGGCTGATGGACTGACCGTCATCGATCCGGGCCATCACATCGAACAGATCTGCAAACCGAAATTGTTGGAATTATTCAATGAATGGAAAAAAGAAAATGCTTGGGATCTGGAAGTCATCGCTTCCGAAATCAACACGGACCCCTTCATTTTCGACAGTCAATTGTGA
- the dnaG gene encoding DNA primase, with translation MAERISEEKLAQIRTETNIVDVVSQYVQLKKRGKNHFGFCPFHDEKTPSFSVAEEKQIFHCFSCGRGGNVFTFLMDVEGISFVEAVIKTAELSNIELDFSYENHAQENPLQSKKEKLIQIHEEAAAFYHQVLMNTVTGQAALDYMIQRGFTPETLKEYQIGFSPSNRTALFQMLKAKAFDEGLLQESGIFTDRQGQNELFDRFSARIIFPLRNAKGKTVAFSGRILQATPADDTGYHEAKYLNSPETLLFNKRDFLFNFDKARSEIRRHSEVILFEGYMDVISAWQAGVKNGVASMGTSLTDEQNRILTKTADKIVIAYDGDRPGVEATKRAIEILERNKHFDISIFPLEAGMDPDEYIQQKGPEAFVKALKNNRETVIQFYSRYLKMNLNLDSEKNRITYIETMLKALAPLDSLVERELYMKDIADEFSIPVDILQRQLKGYQQEVLQQRPEREPVRRTAPHEAAPHAVYPNMNKRKVTQAEQSEKQLLYRLFHFEEVWSYLNEIDADFNFIHDDYQTIYILYEEFFRQTGLVGNIDQFLDRINNQALQNVITEIEWFQLDSEVTYQEIQDLVHIIRDKSSLQDQLTKKQAEMKEARKKNDNERLKTIMLEIVSLSKELKATKK, from the coding sequence TTGGCAGAACGTATTTCAGAAGAAAAATTAGCGCAGATCAGAACCGAAACTAATATTGTTGATGTCGTCAGCCAATATGTACAACTAAAAAAAAGAGGCAAGAATCATTTTGGCTTTTGCCCGTTTCATGACGAGAAGACCCCCTCTTTTTCTGTAGCAGAAGAAAAACAGATTTTCCACTGTTTCAGCTGCGGAAGAGGAGGGAATGTTTTTACTTTTTTGATGGATGTCGAGGGTATTTCGTTCGTTGAGGCAGTCATTAAGACAGCCGAATTGAGCAACATTGAGTTGGATTTCTCTTACGAAAACCATGCGCAGGAAAATCCGCTGCAGTCAAAGAAAGAAAAACTGATCCAAATCCATGAGGAAGCAGCGGCTTTTTACCATCAGGTCCTCATGAATACCGTTACGGGGCAAGCTGCGCTGGATTACATGATCCAACGCGGCTTCACGCCGGAGACACTAAAAGAATATCAAATAGGTTTTTCTCCATCCAATCGGACGGCGCTCTTTCAAATGCTGAAAGCGAAGGCATTCGATGAAGGACTCCTTCAGGAAAGTGGTATTTTCACGGATAGGCAAGGTCAAAACGAACTTTTCGATCGGTTCTCCGCCCGGATCATTTTCCCTTTGCGGAACGCTAAAGGAAAGACTGTGGCTTTTTCCGGCCGAATTCTGCAGGCTACCCCAGCAGATGACACGGGTTACCATGAAGCGAAATACCTGAACAGCCCCGAAACGCTATTGTTCAACAAGCGTGATTTCCTTTTCAACTTCGATAAAGCCCGCAGTGAAATCCGGAGACATTCAGAAGTGATCCTTTTCGAAGGCTACATGGATGTCATTTCCGCTTGGCAAGCGGGGGTGAAAAATGGCGTCGCCTCGATGGGGACCAGCCTGACGGATGAACAGAACCGGATATTGACGAAGACGGCCGATAAAATAGTCATAGCCTATGACGGCGATCGTCCCGGGGTCGAAGCGACTAAGCGCGCCATAGAAATATTGGAACGCAACAAGCACTTCGACATCTCAATTTTCCCGCTGGAAGCAGGTATGGATCCGGATGAGTACATCCAGCAGAAGGGTCCGGAGGCATTCGTCAAGGCCCTGAAAAACAACCGAGAAACGGTCATTCAGTTCTATTCCCGCTATCTCAAGATGAATCTGAACCTGGATTCCGAAAAAAATCGCATCACTTATATCGAAACCATGCTTAAGGCATTGGCTCCCTTGGATTCTTTGGTCGAAAGAGAGCTTTACATGAAGGACATCGCGGATGAATTCAGTATTCCGGTAGATATCCTGCAGAGGCAATTGAAGGGGTATCAGCAAGAGGTATTGCAGCAGCGACCTGAACGCGAGCCGGTCAGGAGAACCGCGCCGCATGAGGCCGCCCCTCATGCAGTGTATCCAAACATGAACAAACGCAAAGTGACCCAAGCTGAGCAAAGTGAAAAGCAACTGCTTTACCGTCTGTTTCATTTCGAGGAAGTCTGGTCGTATCTGAATGAGATTGACGCAGACTTCAATTTCATCCATGATGACTATCAGACGATCTACATTTTGTATGAAGAGTTTTTCAGGCAGACTGGGTTGGTCGGGAATATCGACCAATTTTTGGACCGCATCAACAATCAAGCTCTTCAAAATGTGATTACGGAGATTGAATGGTTTCAATTGGATTCGGAAGTCACCTATCAGGAAATTCAGGATCTCGTCCATATCATCCGGGACAAGTCCTCCCTTCAGGACCAACTGACCAAGAAACAGGCAGAAATGAAGGAAGCCCGCAAGAAAAATGACAATGAGCGTCTGAAGACAATCATGTTGGAAATCGTTTCGCTCTCAAAAGAATTAAAAGCAACAAAGAAATAG
- a CDS encoding tRNA (adenine(22)-N(1))-methyltransferase TrmK yields MNNQQLSVRLETVAGFVPENARLADIGSDHAYLPCVLAAREVVSFALAGEVVKGPFESAAEQIRTSGVGDRVSARLGDGMDVIESTDHIDVVTICGMGGDLISKILGKGRLKDKLVGVERLILQPNNGEKKLREWLIAHQYKIIDETILEENGKIYEIIVAENAETPENYSDLEYTFGRFLLQNKNETFRKKWLSEIDKCQYILDSMQKASNDLNDKEQQVINKVNEIKEVLKS; encoded by the coding sequence TTGAATAATCAACAATTATCCGTAAGACTCGAGACGGTTGCAGGTTTTGTGCCGGAAAATGCCAGACTGGCCGATATCGGCTCGGATCACGCTTACCTGCCTTGTGTTTTGGCAGCGCGTGAAGTTGTCAGTTTCGCATTGGCAGGGGAAGTTGTGAAAGGCCCCTTCGAATCGGCAGCGGAACAGATCAGAACATCAGGAGTAGGCGATCGCGTCAGCGCCAGACTTGGTGATGGCATGGATGTGATAGAGTCGACGGATCATATAGACGTCGTCACCATCTGCGGGATGGGTGGGGACTTGATTTCCAAAATTCTGGGAAAAGGCAGATTGAAAGATAAATTGGTCGGTGTGGAACGGTTGATCCTTCAGCCCAATAATGGAGAAAAGAAACTGCGTGAATGGCTGATTGCCCACCAGTACAAAATCATCGACGAAACGATATTGGAAGAAAACGGAAAGATTTATGAAATCATCGTTGCCGAAAATGCAGAGACGCCAGAAAACTATTCTGATCTGGAATACACCTTCGGCCGTTTCTTGCTTCAGAATAAAAATGAAACGTTCCGCAAAAAATGGTTGTCCGAAATCGACAAATGCCAATACATATTGGACAGCATGCAAAAAGCAAGCAATGACCTGAACGATAAAGAACAGCAAGTGATCAATAAAGTCAATGAAATTAAAGAGGTGCTGAAATCATGA
- the rpoD gene encoding RNA polymerase sigma factor RpoD: MAIEKNDQGFMLEQVTKKLIAEHKLLGSVFYDELADKIATPFQLDADAMDKLIQKMEDGGVSVVDADGGPTARQLAKETVKPEKPAAAKKDEEEDPMAVPPGVKINDPVRMYLKEIGRVPLLNAEEEVNLALRIKEGDQEAKQQLAEANLRLVVSIAKRYVGRGMQFLDLIQEGNMGLMKAVEKFDHTKGFKFSTYATWWIRQAITRAIADQARTIRIPVHMVETINKLVRIQRQLLQDLGREPTPEEIGAEMDLPTEKVREILKIAQEPVSLETPIGEEDDSHLGDFIEDQEVLSPADHTAQTLLKEQLEEVLDTLTDREENVLRLRFGLDDGNVRTLEQVGKVFGVTRERIRQIEAKALRKLRHPSRSKQLKDFLE, translated from the coding sequence ATGGCAATCGAAAAAAATGATCAAGGTTTCATGTTAGAACAGGTAACCAAAAAGCTGATCGCAGAGCACAAATTATTGGGGTCCGTCTTCTACGACGAATTGGCCGATAAGATAGCTACCCCTTTCCAATTGGACGCGGATGCAATGGATAAGCTGATACAAAAAATGGAAGACGGCGGTGTCAGTGTGGTAGACGCAGACGGCGGTCCGACTGCCCGTCAACTTGCCAAAGAAACAGTGAAGCCTGAAAAACCAGCAGCAGCCAAAAAGGATGAAGAAGAAGACCCAATGGCTGTGCCTCCCGGAGTGAAAATCAATGACCCGGTCCGCATGTACCTGAAGGAAATCGGCCGTGTGCCTTTGTTGAACGCAGAGGAAGAAGTCAATTTGGCTCTCCGCATCAAAGAAGGCGATCAGGAAGCGAAACAACAATTGGCTGAAGCCAACTTGCGTCTGGTCGTTTCCATCGCAAAACGTTATGTGGGACGTGGGATGCAATTCTTGGATCTGATCCAGGAAGGGAACATGGGTCTGATGAAAGCTGTCGAAAAATTCGACCACACCAAAGGGTTCAAATTTTCCACCTACGCAACTTGGTGGATCCGTCAAGCCATCACCCGTGCCATCGCCGACCAAGCCAGAACAATCCGTATCCCTGTGCATATGGTTGAAACAATCAATAAATTGGTCCGTATCCAACGGCAATTGCTGCAGGATCTAGGGCGCGAACCGACACCGGAAGAAATCGGTGCCGAAATGGACCTTCCGACTGAAAAAGTCAGAGAAATCCTGAAAATCGCCCAAGAGCCCGTTTCCTTGGAAACCCCTATAGGAGAAGAAGATGATTCCCATTTAGGCGATTTCATCGAAGATCAGGAAGTCCTGAGTCCGGCTGACCATACTGCCCAAACGCTTCTGAAGGAACAACTTGAGGAAGTGTTGGACACTTTGACAGACCGTGAGGAAAACGTCTTGCGTCTGCGTTTCGGCCTTGATGACGGCAATGTGCGGACTTTGGAGCAAGTGGGGAAAGTATTCGGCGTCACCCGCGAGCGGATCCGTCAAATCGAAGCGAAAGCGTTGCGCAAACTGCGTCACCCGAGCCGCTCGAAACAATTGAAAGATTTTCTTGAGTAA
- a CDS encoding MFS transporter: MGTENKLNRYTTEEKSWIMQDWANSAYSIMITTAVFPLYFKSIAESGGLADADSTAYWGYANAAATLVVSLLAPVLGAVADYKGFRNPLFTGFTLAGIFATIGFVFVPAANWLFLLGLYMLSVVGFSGANIFYDGSLMDVTTDERMDRISSAGFGWGYIGSSIPFVIFIFFQLTGILPVSTSGIVKGGFILTAIWWFVFTIPYWKNVKQNYYIEKEPRVMRKSFIRLWETLKNIKEYRQAFLFLLAYFFYIDGVGTIFKMATAIGSDIGLSSNDLIVVMLIVQFLAFPFSILYGRASRRFGNKNMIFVGIVTYIFICIYALQLDSLLTFIILALLVGTAQGGVQALSRSLFGQLIPKEQANEFFGFYNIFGKFAAVVGPLLVGLISQLTGNSLDGVFALIILFVIGGILLFFVKVPNLKGEQQSGLF, translated from the coding sequence ATGGGAACTGAAAATAAACTAAACCGTTACACGACTGAAGAGAAAAGTTGGATTATGCAGGATTGGGCGAATTCGGCATACTCCATCATGATCACAACGGCGGTATTCCCTTTGTATTTCAAGTCGATTGCGGAAAGTGGCGGATTGGCGGATGCTGATTCGACAGCGTATTGGGGCTATGCGAATGCTGCAGCTACGCTGGTTGTGTCGCTGCTTGCGCCAGTGCTGGGAGCTGTCGCGGATTACAAAGGTTTCCGCAACCCGCTGTTTACGGGCTTTACATTGGCCGGTATTTTCGCAACGATCGGGTTCGTCTTTGTGCCTGCTGCAAATTGGCTGTTTCTGTTGGGACTTTATATGTTGTCAGTAGTCGGTTTTTCCGGAGCGAATATCTTCTATGACGGCTCCTTGATGGACGTGACGACCGATGAACGGATGGACCGCATTTCCTCGGCCGGATTCGGCTGGGGGTATATCGGCAGTTCCATCCCGTTCGTCATCTTTATTTTTTTCCAACTGACCGGCATTTTGCCAGTGAGCACGAGCGGCATTGTGAAAGGCGGCTTCATCCTTACTGCGATTTGGTGGTTCGTATTCACCATCCCTTATTGGAAGAATGTCAAACAGAACTATTACATCGAAAAAGAACCGCGCGTGATGCGCAAGAGCTTCATCAGATTATGGGAAACGCTGAAGAACATCAAGGAATACAGACAAGCCTTTTTGTTTTTGTTGGCCTATTTCTTCTATATCGACGGAGTTGGGACCATCTTCAAAATGGCGACTGCTATCGGGTCGGATATCGGTCTCTCCTCGAATGACCTGATCGTTGTCATGCTGATTGTCCAATTCTTGGCATTCCCGTTCTCCATCCTGTACGGCCGTGCGTCCAGACGCTTCGGCAACAAGAACATGATATTTGTGGGTATTGTAACTTATATTTTTATCTGCATCTATGCTTTGCAGTTGGACTCATTGCTGACATTCATTATTTTGGCCCTGCTGGTCGGTACAGCCCAAGGAGGCGTGCAGGCGTTGAGCCGATCCTTGTTCGGCCAGCTGATTCCGAAAGAGCAAGCGAACGAATTCTTCGGATTCTACAACATCTTCGGGAAATTTGCGGCTGTCGTCGGTCCGCTGCTTGTCGGACTCATCTCGCAGCTGACCGGAAACTCGTTGGATGGGGTTTTTGCCCTGATCATCCTGTTCGTGATCGGAGGCATACTGCTGTTCTTTGTGAAAGTACCGAATCTGAAAGGAGAACAGCAGAGCGGTCTGTTTTGA
- the yihA gene encoding ribosome biogenesis GTP-binding protein YihA/YsxC — MHVKDAEIVMSAVDPKQYPTTGFAEIALAGRSNVGKSSFINKLINRKALARTSSKPGKTQTLNFYLINNSFYFVDVPGYGYAKVSKTERAKWGQMLETYFTQRDTLRHVFLIVDFRHEPTEDDIQMKDFIEYYNLPYSVIATKCDKIPRGKWNQHFYRIKKALNLPSDESLIMFSKETGEGFEKAWTFIEGILAEYDEAAQE; from the coding sequence ATGCACGTAAAAGATGCGGAAATCGTAATGAGCGCGGTCGATCCCAAACAATATCCAACCACCGGCTTTGCTGAAATCGCCTTGGCGGGACGGTCCAATGTGGGCAAGTCATCGTTCATCAATAAACTGATCAATCGCAAAGCGTTGGCACGGACATCAAGCAAACCGGGGAAGACCCAGACTTTGAACTTCTACTTGATCAATAATTCATTTTATTTTGTGGATGTTCCGGGTTACGGCTATGCGAAAGTTTCGAAAACGGAACGGGCGAAATGGGGCCAAATGTTGGAGACGTACTTTACACAAAGGGATACGTTGCGACATGTCTTTTTGATTGTCGATTTTCGTCACGAGCCTACCGAAGACGATATTCAAATGAAGGATTTCATTGAATATTACAATCTTCCTTATTCGGTCATCGCGACCAAATGCGATAAAATACCGCGGGGGAAATGGAATCAACATTTCTACCGCATCAAGAAAGCTTTGAATCTTCCAAGTGATGAGTCCTTGATCATGTTCTCAAAGGAGACCGGTGAGGGATTTGAAAAAGCCTGGACCTTTATTGAGGGAATATTGGCTGAGTATGATGAAGCGGCACAGGAATAG